A window of Sporanaerobacter acetigenes DSM 13106 contains these coding sequences:
- the yunB gene encoding sporulation protein YunB: MKYKNKNKRFILWIVLPVVIIVYMFIYINNNIKATLIAVSEIRAKAVATQAINDAVSLKLDDRIDYTDLIYVKYDTKGKVTLMQANTILMNSIASEVAVEVQNQLKNISKSDIKIPLNNAFDIQIVKLPSIKLQIVPQGAVSVDFATEFQESGINQTRHRIYLIVVAEIKIIVPLVSENIKVTSNIPIAETIIIGDVPNQYVNVPKDDILNIVR; the protein is encoded by the coding sequence TTGAAATATAAAAACAAAAATAAAAGATTTATTTTATGGATAGTTTTGCCAGTTGTGATTATAGTATACATGTTCATCTATATAAATAACAATATAAAGGCTACTTTGATTGCTGTTTCTGAAATAAGGGCTAAGGCAGTTGCCACTCAAGCAATAAATGATGCAGTATCTCTAAAACTTGATGATAGGATAGATTATACAGATCTTATCTATGTAAAATATGATACAAAAGGGAAAGTGACTCTTATGCAAGCTAATACAATACTTATGAATAGCATAGCATCGGAAGTAGCTGTAGAAGTACAAAATCAACTTAAAAATATTTCAAAATCAGACATAAAAATTCCCTTAAATAATGCTTTTGACATTCAAATAGTGAAGCTTCCCAGTATAAAACTTCAAATAGTACCACAGGGTGCGGTATCTGTAGATTTTGCCACTGAATTTCAGGAGTCAGGAATAAATCAAACTAGGCATAGGATTTACTTGATAGTTGTGGCTGAAATAAAAATTATAGTTCCACTGGTATCAGAAAATATAAAAGTTACTTCCAATATTCCCATTGCTGAAACCATAATCATAGGAGATGTACCAAATCAATATGTAAATGTACCTAAAGATGATATACTAAATATTGTTAGATAA
- the hflX gene encoding GTPase HflX, whose translation MVDFTQDKLERVLVVGVDLKNAKYDIDNSMDELEELVKAANGEVIERIIQKKDRIDATFYIGKGKAEEIKNYCYELDIDTVVFNDELSPAQIRNLENIIEKKIIDRTNLILDIFAKRATSKEGKLQVELAQLKYRLPRLIGLRDYLSREGGGIGTRGPGEMKLETDRRHILREIGNIEKQLDEIEKVREVKRKKRIDSNLPVVALVGYTNAGKSTLMNKILEYSEDFDEGKEVFVYDMLFATLDTTLRRGKLLNGQDFLITDTVGFVSKLPTHLIEAFKGTLEEVKYADLLLHIVDASNSDLDIQIKTTYDILKDLDVLDKPIVTVFNKIDIAEIDKLVYDSKFVDKKVFISAREGQNMDTLLKMIEENLPFEYRKVTMLIPYDKQNILSYILDNYNVEKISHKEEGTEVIVSLNSIDFTKYSDYTLE comes from the coding sequence ATTGTGGATTTTACACAAGATAAACTTGAAAGAGTGCTTGTTGTAGGTGTGGATTTGAAAAATGCTAAGTATGATATAGATAATTCCATGGATGAGTTGGAGGAACTTGTAAAGGCAGCTAATGGTGAAGTTATTGAAAGAATTATTCAAAAGAAAGACAGAATAGATGCAACTTTTTACATAGGTAAGGGTAAGGCAGAAGAAATAAAAAATTATTGCTATGAATTAGATATAGATACTGTTGTATTTAATGATGAACTTTCTCCTGCTCAAATTAGGAACTTAGAAAATATCATTGAAAAGAAAATAATCGATAGAACTAATTTGATATTGGATATTTTTGCAAAAAGAGCTACTTCGAAAGAAGGAAAACTTCAAGTGGAACTTGCTCAGCTTAAGTATAGGCTTCCAAGGCTCATAGGGCTTAGAGATTATTTGTCAAGAGAAGGTGGAGGAATAGGTACTAGGGGCCCTGGTGAGATGAAATTGGAAACTGATAGACGTCATATATTAAGAGAGATTGGGAATATTGAAAAACAACTAGATGAAATTGAAAAGGTAAGAGAAGTCAAGAGAAAAAAAAGAATAGATTCAAATTTGCCTGTTGTAGCATTGGTTGGATATACAAATGCAGGAAAATCTACTCTTATGAATAAAATACTAGAGTATAGTGAAGATTTTGATGAAGGAAAAGAAGTATTTGTCTATGATATGCTTTTTGCTACTCTAGATACTACTCTACGCAGAGGAAAATTATTAAATGGACAAGATTTTCTTATAACAGATACAGTTGGATTTGTGAGTAAATTGCCTACTCATTTAATTGAAGCCTTTAAGGGAACATTAGAGGAAGTTAAATATGCAGACTTGCTTCTTCATATAGTAGATGCTTCAAATAGTGATTTAGATATTCAAATAAAAACTACCTATGACATTTTAAAGGATTTAGATGTTTTAGATAAACCAATTGTCACTGTCTTTAACAAGATCGATATAGCGGAAATAGATAAATTAGTGTATGATAGTAAATTTGTAGATAAAAAAGTATTTATATCTGCTAGGGAAGGGCAAAATATGGATACCTTGCTTAAAATGATTGAAGAAAATTTGCCTTTTGAATATAGAAAAGTGACTATGCTAATTCCTTATGATAAGCAAAATATATTATCTTATATTCTTGACAATTACAATGTAGAAAAAATTTCACATAAAGAAGAAGGAACAGAAGTTATTGTTAGCTTAAATAGTATAGATTTTACTAAGTATTCTGATTATACATTGGAATAG
- a CDS encoding NUDIX hydrolase: MIVRSCAGGIVFHNDKVFILKNGKGEWVLPKGKIRNNSLPTDTALNRIKFEAGIDAKIVSTAGETSYEFYSLSRKQPVCNVITWYIMEAPSKKYEVNEDEGFLDGGFFSIKEAMERITYSQDKSLVNLSFKKYLVFKEFEKMEEVYV; encoded by the coding sequence ATGATAGTGAGAAGCTGTGCTGGCGGGATAGTTTTCCACAATGATAAGGTATTTATCTTAAAAAATGGAAAAGGCGAATGGGTTTTGCCAAAAGGTAAAATTCGTAACAATTCTCTACCTACGGATACTGCTTTAAACCGTATCAAGTTTGAAGCAGGGATAGATGCGAAAATTGTATCTACTGCAGGCGAGACTAGTTACGAATTTTATTCTTTATCGAGAAAACAGCCAGTATGCAATGTGATTACATGGTACATCATGGAGGCTCCTAGCAAAAAATATGAAGTGAATGAAGATGAAGGATTTTTGGATGGGGGATTTTTTAGTATAAAAGAAGCAATGGAAAGAATAACCTATAGTCAAGATAAATCTCTTGTAAATCTTTCTTTTAAAAAGTATTTAGTCTTTAAAGAATTCGAGAAAATGGAAGAAGTTTATGTTTAG
- a CDS encoding YigZ family protein, which translates to MNIRYKTIHNIGKDEIIINKSRFIGYAKPIENEGEALAFIEEIKSLHKDATHNVYAYVVGDDNNIQRYSDDGEPSGTAGIPALEVIKKEDLRNVVVVVTRYFGGIKLGTGGLIRAYTKGAKIGLEAGNIIEKVLFRKVKIRLDYTLYGKVENYLKTNGIITINTIYDDAVNLFVYADYDDYNSFIGIMADLTNGTVIVDDIGEEYLSLKNGVKID; encoded by the coding sequence ATGAACATACGATATAAAACTATTCATAATATAGGAAAAGATGAAATAATTATAAATAAGTCTAGATTTATTGGATATGCTAAACCTATTGAAAATGAAGGAGAGGCTTTAGCTTTTATCGAAGAAATAAAATCTTTACATAAAGACGCAACCCATAATGTATATGCCTATGTAGTAGGAGATGACAACAATATTCAAAGATATAGTGATGATGGAGAGCCTAGTGGTACAGCTGGTATTCCTGCATTGGAAGTCATAAAGAAAGAGGATTTGAGAAATGTAGTGGTAGTAGTCACTAGATATTTTGGTGGAATAAAATTGGGAACAGGTGGGCTTATAAGGGCTTATACAAAAGGAGCAAAAATTGGATTGGAAGCAGGAAATATTATAGAAAAAGTACTTTTTAGGAAGGTTAAAATAAGGTTAGACTATACTCTATATGGAAAGGTTGAAAATTATCTAAAAACTAATGGAATCATAACAATAAATACTATTTATGATGACGCAGTAAATTTGTTTGTCTATGCAGATTATGATGATTACAATTCGTTTATAGGAATTATGGCGGATTTAACCAATGGTACAGTTATAGTTGATGATATTGGAGAAGAATATCTTTCTTTAAAAAATGGAGTAAAAATAGATTAG
- a CDS encoding HEAT repeat domain-containing protein, producing MHEDFWKNISNVDDHYISYFLYKEGKSLETIAIIRRMSKGEVEKDIIRCKIEQANKQNKKEEKEDELIKIISLPKKERLCYLNSMTDKEKEFLSKDIYKRYIKFKNPEDRIILIWLIGELKDESLIPFLKMELNSKNVNYRRLSCSALGKINKKETKSLLEEKLKDENSQVRQYAIKALASIGDNKTIELLKKIVLNDEKEYVRRSALDTINEIKNNI from the coding sequence ATGCATGAAGATTTTTGGAAAAACATATCTAATGTAGACGATCATTATATAAGCTATTTTTTGTACAAAGAAGGAAAGTCATTAGAAACTATAGCTATTATCAGAAGAATGTCAAAGGGAGAAGTAGAGAAGGATATTATTAGATGTAAGATAGAGCAGGCAAACAAACAAAATAAAAAAGAAGAAAAAGAAGATGAACTGATAAAAATAATAAGTTTGCCTAAGAAAGAGAGATTATGTTATTTGAATAGTATGACCGATAAAGAAAAAGAATTTCTTTCCAAAGATATATATAAAAGGTATATAAAGTTTAAAAATCCAGAAGATAGAATTATACTCATATGGTTAATAGGAGAATTAAAAGATGAAAGCTTGATTCCTTTTTTGAAGATGGAGTTAAATAGCAAAAATGTCAACTATAGAAGGCTTTCTTGTTCAGCATTAGGAAAGATAAATAAAAAAGAGACAAAATCTTTGCTAGAGGAAAAGTTAAAAGATGAAAATTCTCAAGTTAGGCAATATGCTATAAAGGCACTGGCTTCAATTGGAGATAATAAAACTATAGAGTTACTTAAAAAAATAGTATTAAATGATGAGAAGGAGTATGTGAGAAGGAGTGCTTTAGATACTATAAACGAGATAAAAAATAATATATAA